The window GCAGCCCTATGGTTTGCACGGAACCATGGACTACTCCTACACTACTTATAACTCTTCCAGGCACTTTTCTTCTTATTGCTTAGTAACTTCGGAAAAATATCACAAgccatactttttttatttgttacaaattttcaagcTTTTATTTTCTCCTCGAAAAGCTTTGgacaaatttcttcaaatatttgacagcATTTTAATACCGTCGAAATTTTCTTCCCATTGTATAGTAAGAAAGCTTACTTTTTAAGCGTATTTTTATGAGAGAGAAGTAGTATTTCCAAGACTATTGTTGGACTTCTTTCTATGAGATGTATTAGAGCCGATGACGATAGCGATCAGAATACAACAATGCAAATATAGCAGTTTGAGTGATAATCACCTGGTTCACTTCAAATTCTTGGCACCGCAATCTTCTATCTTCCCTCCGTCGTCATATAAGCGAAATTCAAAATGGTCCAATCGCTAAAATTTccttgaaaaagaaacaaattcgatttgtaatcaaattttatttagttacgTTATTTTATACCAAAACGTATACGTACTTACATGTGTCACGTTaccattataatatttaaaattggaaTCTTATTAACATGAAATTCATACAATCtgaaatgcaaatatattttggatGTGCAATACTAGTTTGTGGTAAAGGAAAACCTTTCCATAATATTAATTTGGTTCACATTACCTTTTACATAATTTGCCCCATTCGATCCTTTAAGCTAGCTTTGTTGGATGttaatttgcatatacacaaatttcaactattttcaTAAGGGCCAATATGGCTTCAACTTCACAGCACGTAGCTgagtttaaattgaattttataaaacatttattgcaTTACATATAAACTTTCTATTACTGCTAGcggctgggatttagaatagcatccccggatttcggggataaaatgggtgtcactggaaaggtggcgctctccagatcacgaaaatatacatatatatagttgccgctgacttatagtttttaagACATTTGCATTCAATGTTAAAAAATTCACAACTTTTATATTGATAATTTGTATGTTGTGAATGACTttttcacttacatacatacatatattatgcaCTACttaacacttcactataacgtttctgtatattcatttctttaatatttattgcaaataaagctttattttaattattttattttagttaaattcaCTGCATTTGCACAACAAGAATAGGGTTGCATACTAACAAATAAATGGTATTGCCATATCTGCCTAGTTgtcaacaaaagaaaataagatagaccattataccccaaatacataAATGGAAAACGCAatattattagaattttttataaaagaaaaacagttGCAGAAAGGACTTCAACGCGAAAGAACTCTGAACACCTCGGTGTTGGACccgccagagttatttttttttttgaaatatgagttatttttttgaaatatgagttattttttttgaaatatgagttatttttttaaaatatgagttatttttttgaaatgcggccgaaggccgccagtaCAGAAAGGTATTCTACGCGAAAGAACTCtgaacaccccggtgttggatcgaccagtaggttattgttttttttgaagcgcggcgccCGGGGTGTTCAGAGTTCCTTCGTGTAGAACTCCTTTCTCCACTGGAtatcccggtgttggatcgacGATGAAGGATTCCACAGAATTCGATCAActagaataattttttaaagcttggATAAAAAGTTGTAATACCGTGAAGGGTATAACTTCCTTTTTAACACTTCATTTTCTTTAACGGGAATAATTCTAGCAACAATTGTACTGTTAATTTTCAAACTAAGtactgtttcttttttttgtttcgcttttacttttaaatttggtGAAGCAATTAGCAAGTGTGGTTaatgatttataaatattttcatttctttaaattggttttttattaaaaaaaaaataataaaatgtgtgCACAACGATCAGGTATGTTatcaaatatttccaaatttttcaatttttaataaagtattCTCTGTAGATTTCGATGAACCTTCCACCAGCCGCGGTGTACGTCGAAGTGCTCTTACCGTTGCAGAATTAAGAAGAATGTGGAATATAACAAAAGTTGTTCAGACGTTTAGCACTAGGGAGCAATGCATTGCCTTTGCGGAACAAGAGGGCTTAATTTTGAGCAATAAATTGTGCCGCAAGCACAAAACACCCATGATCCCCACTCTATCGGAGAATAATACGGTGGGATCTTTTAGATGCCGTAGAGGTAGTTGCCGTTCGCTGGCTGCAATATCGAGGGCTAAAGGCACTTGGTTTGAAAATGCGAAGATACCATTACCTCAGATATTTTATCTGATGTTCGCATACGCTTCTCATTGGTGTCAGACTGAAGTCAGAAAAAACAGCTTTATAGCTATTTTGTCAACAGCCACCATATGCGATTGGTACAGCTATTGTCGAGAAGCCGTTGTGTTGTACCAAATAGATCAGGAAGAGGCTGTGGGGATAACTGGTGGTCCCGGAAAAATAGTACAAATTGATGAAAGCAAGTTTGGAAAACGAAAATACAATAAAGATAATAAttcttatacttatatataaaattttacgtaTTAACTTATTTTCTCATATTTCACGTAGAAGAGTTGAAGGTCACTGGGTACTGGGCATGGTAGAGGATGCGAGCGAGGACTTGAGATTGGCAGTGTGTCCCGACAACATTAGATCCGCTGAGGTGCTCATACCTATTATCAAAAAGCACGTGGCGGAAGGGTCAATTATATGTACCGACTTTTGGATCCTTTCCGATCATGGGTATGAGCACCGAAGGGTCAATCATAGTGATCCGGATAATCCCTTTGTCGCCCCAGACGGGACACACACTCAAAGGATTGAGTCACAGTGGCGTGTCATCAAAAGATTCTTTTTAAAGGACAATTTCTCTAAACAACAAAACTTCACGGATTTCATTATTGAGTATCTGTGGCGTAAAACCATACGAAGAAACCATAAAGATCCATTTGAAAAGCTTTTACAAgcaataaaacatacatatgaactttaaatttgtttttacttttatttatgacaaaatattttttattaaaattttttcaggtatttggggtataatgttctagcttattttcttttgttgacAACTAGGCAGATATGGCAATACCATTTATTTGCTAGTATGCAACCCTTCTTGTTGTGCAAATGCTGtgaatttaagtaaaataaaataaattcaagagaGAAATAAAGAAgctatttacaacaaataatgtaaaaaaaattaatatacagaaacAATTATAGTGGAAGTATTGAAGTAAAGtagaaaagtgcataatataagtcaaaaagttattcacaataaacaaattatcaatataaaagttgtaaatttttcacctttaaatgcaaatatctttaaaactataagtcagcggcaactaaatatatatattttcgtga of the Bactrocera tryoni isolate S06 unplaced genomic scaffold, CSIRO_BtryS06_freeze2 contig_12562, whole genome shotgun sequence genome contains:
- the LOC120779291 gene encoding uncharacterized protein LOC120779291 produces the protein MCAQRSDFDEPSTSRGVRRSALTVAELRRMWNITKVVQTFSTREQCIAFAEQEGLILSNKLCRKHKTPMIPTLSENNTVGSFRCRRGSCRSLAAISRAKGTWFENAKIPLPQIFYLMFAYASHWCQTEVRKNSFIAILSTATICDWYSYCREAVVLYQIDQEEAVGITGGPGKIVQIDESKFGKRKYNKGRRVEGHWVLGMVEDASEDLRLAVCPDNIRSAEVLIPIIKKHVAEGSIICTDFWILSDHGYEHRRVNHSDPDNPFVAPDGTHTQRIESQWRVIKRFFLKDNFSKQQNFTDFIIEYLWRKTIRRNHKDPFEKLLQAIKHTYEL